The following are encoded together in the bacterium genome:
- the ispE gene encoding 4-(cytidine 5'-diphospho)-2-C-methyl-D-erythritol kinase → MTVRVQAPAKINLGLSIIGKRPDGYHDICSIVQTVGLCDELTMTESHGDERSSGSISDINHAQRLFCNRPDIPSGPENLVLKAEEIFCRRFGIRSRIRFELDKRIPVGAGLAGGSTDAAAALRGLGKFHGIDVPAGTLEEIAAGLGSDIPFLIRGGTAVITGRGETVTPIAWPFDFTYVLVYPGFGISTAWAYRSLKNYGYTLENYRSMIKKLNGGNLTEDSFFGALGNDFEPVVYEHYPELADIRNRLDACDARASILTGSGSSLLGIFDDRRAAGLCADSFKGEGLDAFIVKKYQ, encoded by the coding sequence GCATCATCGGCAAGCGCCCCGACGGTTATCATGATATCTGCTCCATCGTTCAGACAGTCGGTTTGTGCGATGAACTCACTATGACCGAATCGCACGGGGATGAACGCTCTTCCGGCAGTATTTCCGATATCAATCATGCACAGCGTCTTTTCTGCAACCGCCCCGATATCCCATCCGGACCCGAAAATCTTGTCCTTAAAGCAGAAGAGATTTTTTGCCGTCGTTTCGGGATACGCAGCCGTATCCGTTTCGAGCTTGATAAACGCATTCCCGTCGGCGCCGGTCTTGCGGGTGGGTCCACCGATGCGGCAGCGGCACTGCGGGGGCTCGGGAAATTCCATGGCATCGATGTTCCGGCAGGAACACTTGAAGAAATCGCGGCCGGACTGGGTTCGGATATCCCGTTTCTTATCCGCGGCGGTACTGCTGTCATCACCGGCAGGGGTGAAACGGTGACCCCAATCGCCTGGCCGTTTGATTTTACCTATGTTCTTGTTTATCCGGGATTCGGGATTTCGACCGCCTGGGCGTACCGCAGCCTGAAAAATTATGGATATACCCTAGAAAATTACCGTTCCATGATAAAGAAGCTCAATGGTGGAAACCTTACGGAAGACAGTTTTTTCGGCGCTCTGGGCAATGATTTTGAACCCGTTGTTTACGAACACTATCCGGAGCTTGCCGATATCCGGAATCGTCTGGACGCCTGCGATGCCCGTGCGTCGATTCTTACCGGCAGCGGATCGTCTCTTCTCGGTATATTTGATGATCGGCGCGCTGCCGGACTCTGTGCGGATTCGTTTAAGGGAGAGGGATTAGATGCATTTATCGTCAAGAAATATCAGTGA